From a region of the Acidicapsa acidisoli genome:
- a CDS encoding threonine ammonia-lyase: MSTATESLISLKTIREAAARISGIASWTPLLRAPFPALSGQTLGTASEKQVWLKAESLQPIGSFKLRGAANKILQLTSEEIARGVITYSSGNHAQGVAYAAREVGAKAVIVMPSNAPAIKRAATLALGAEIVEVGVASSERLAKSEELVAKYGYVVIPPYDDEAIIAGQATCGLEIVEALPDVDLVLSPVSGGGLLSGVSAAVRQLRPGAVVIGVEPELAGDTAESFAKGEIVTWGAELTSRTIADGLRTQSVGVRNFAHIQTFVDRIILVTEAEIRAAMRAIVATTRLVPEPSGAVTTAALLFHGHELPEYRQAVAIVSGGNVAPEMLADVLLERD; encoded by the coding sequence GTGAGCACTGCCACTGAATCTCTGATTTCCCTGAAAACCATTCGCGAGGCCGCCGCGCGCATCTCCGGTATAGCCTCCTGGACGCCTCTTTTGCGGGCGCCGTTCCCCGCCTTGAGCGGGCAGACCCTCGGTACTGCTTCCGAAAAACAGGTCTGGCTCAAGGCGGAGAGCCTGCAACCCATCGGCAGCTTCAAGCTGCGGGGCGCTGCGAACAAGATTCTGCAGCTGACTTCCGAAGAAATCGCGCGCGGGGTAATTACCTACTCAAGCGGGAATCACGCGCAGGGGGTGGCTTACGCGGCCCGCGAAGTCGGCGCAAAAGCCGTAATCGTCATGCCGTCGAACGCTCCTGCTATCAAGCGAGCGGCGACCCTTGCTCTCGGCGCCGAGATCGTCGAGGTCGGCGTCGCTTCGAGCGAACGGCTGGCCAAGTCGGAAGAACTGGTCGCAAAGTACGGGTATGTGGTCATTCCGCCCTATGACGATGAGGCGATTATTGCCGGACAGGCTACCTGCGGTCTTGAAATCGTGGAGGCGCTGCCGGATGTGGATCTGGTGCTCAGCCCGGTAAGTGGCGGAGGGTTGCTGAGCGGGGTTTCAGCGGCGGTGCGGCAGTTGCGTCCCGGCGCAGTCGTCATCGGCGTCGAGCCGGAGCTGGCTGGCGACACCGCCGAGAGCTTTGCCAAGGGTGAGATCGTGACCTGGGGCGCCGAGCTGACCAGCCGGACGATCGCCGATGGGCTGCGCACGCAGAGCGTCGGCGTACGAAACTTTGCTCACATTCAGACGTTCGTGGACCGCATCATTCTGGTCACCGAAGCCGAAATTCGAGCGGCGATGCGGGCCATTGTCGCGACCACGCGCCTGGTTCCCGAGCCGAGCGGAGCGGTCACCACGGCTGCGCTGCTCTTTCATGGGCATGAACTGCCCGAATATCGTCAGGCTGTGGCGATAGTGAGCGGCGGAAATGTCGCGCCGGAAATGCTGGCGGATGTGTTGTTGGAACGAGACTGA
- a CDS encoding TA system VapC family ribonuclease toxin, which yields MRSSIFPDVNVWLALNYSRHIHSRAAVEWYSAQDTSSALIFCRNTQLGLFRLLSTVAVMADEVLSQPQCWQIFDRWIDSGQATFAQEPSGMESALRINTRLNSPSPKAWADAYLAAFAESANLKLVTFDRALAGQVKGAILLS from the coding sequence ATGAGATCATCGATTTTCCCTGATGTGAACGTGTGGCTTGCCCTGAATTACAGCCGTCATATCCACAGTCGCGCCGCAGTCGAATGGTATTCCGCGCAAGACACCTCATCGGCGCTGATATTTTGCCGTAACACTCAGTTGGGCCTCTTTCGTCTGCTCAGCACGGTGGCGGTCATGGCGGACGAGGTACTGAGCCAACCGCAGTGCTGGCAGATCTTTGATCGTTGGATCGATTCAGGTCAGGCTACTTTCGCTCAAGAACCTTCGGGGATGGAGTCGGCCCTTCGAATAAACACCCGGCTGAATTCTCCTTCTCCAAAAGCCTGGGCCGACGCCTACCTCGCGGCCTTCGCCGAATCCGCAAACTTGAAACTCGTTACATTTGACCGTGCCCTCGCCGGACAGGTGAAGGGCGCAATCCTGCTTAGCTGA
- a CDS encoding ribonuclease J has protein sequence MQTKKLKIIPLGGLGEFGMNCLALRWEDDIIVIDAGLMFPESELLGVDVVVPDISYLIENKAHVRAILLTHGHEDHIGGLPWILSELKVPVYGTEFTLAFVEGKLEEHKLLDETELIEIQPKLKFTIGPFTIEPIRVTHSLVDCVALAIETPVGVVIHTGDFKIDLSPPDGKPFDLHTFAEYGKRGVLALLQDSTNVERSGYTPSEWAVKPRLDEIFSRTKKKLFFSCFSSSIYRIRIALELARAHGRKVAVIGRSMNESTEIAQDLGYLDIPPGLVIHPGQMKDFAPEKLLVMISGTQGEPMSALSRAAVDTHKQAKIDPGDTVILSSRVIPGNEKGIFRVIDHLYRRDANVIYDDGSQGLIHVSGHGSQEEMRLLINLVRPEYFIPVHGDYRYLKKHAQVATETGAIGTAIVIEDGDVLELDKTNARKNGKVTAGRVLIDSGSSIDVVEDLVIKDRRTLSEDGIVLAVLALNKRTGNIERAPEVVMRGFAGADITDGARDVVLRSLDGLSQEERADYGMVKEKVRVELKRYIQKTTGRRPMIMPVVMEI, from the coding sequence CGTTGGGAAGACGACATTATCGTCATCGATGCCGGATTGATGTTTCCGGAATCGGAGTTGCTTGGCGTTGACGTTGTCGTCCCTGATATTTCCTACCTGATTGAAAACAAGGCTCATGTCCGCGCCATTCTGTTGACGCACGGCCATGAGGACCATATCGGTGGCCTGCCGTGGATTCTCAGCGAGCTCAAGGTTCCCGTTTACGGAACCGAGTTCACCCTTGCCTTCGTCGAGGGCAAACTCGAAGAGCACAAGCTTCTCGATGAGACGGAACTGATCGAGATTCAGCCCAAGCTGAAGTTCACAATTGGGCCGTTTACTATCGAGCCGATTCGGGTAACTCACTCGCTGGTGGACTGCGTGGCGCTGGCGATTGAAACCCCGGTGGGCGTCGTGATCCACACCGGGGACTTCAAGATCGATCTTTCCCCGCCGGATGGCAAGCCCTTTGACCTGCATACCTTCGCCGAATACGGCAAGCGTGGCGTCCTGGCACTCCTGCAGGACTCGACTAATGTCGAGCGCTCCGGCTACACGCCCAGCGAGTGGGCCGTGAAGCCGCGGCTGGACGAGATCTTCTCGCGGACAAAGAAAAAGCTGTTTTTCAGCTGCTTTTCGTCCTCGATCTATCGCATCCGCATCGCGCTGGAGCTGGCGCGCGCCCATGGGCGCAAGGTCGCCGTCATTGGCCGCTCGATGAATGAAAGCACCGAGATTGCGCAGGATCTGGGGTATCTCGATATTCCACCGGGGCTGGTGATCCATCCGGGGCAGATGAAGGATTTCGCGCCCGAGAAGCTGCTGGTGATGATCAGCGGCACCCAGGGCGAGCCCATGAGCGCGCTCAGCCGCGCCGCGGTGGACACCCACAAGCAGGCCAAGATCGATCCGGGCGACACGGTGATTCTCAGCTCGCGCGTCATTCCCGGCAATGAAAAAGGCATCTTCCGGGTGATCGACCATCTGTACCGGCGTGACGCAAACGTGATCTACGACGACGGCTCGCAGGGGCTGATCCATGTGAGCGGCCACGGCAGTCAGGAAGAGATGCGCCTGCTCATCAACCTTGTGCGACCGGAATATTTCATCCCTGTTCACGGCGATTACCGTTACCTGAAGAAGCACGCGCAGGTGGCGACCGAGACAGGCGCCATCGGCACGGCGATCGTGATCGAAGACGGCGACGTACTGGAACTCGACAAGACAAACGCCCGCAAGAACGGCAAAGTGACAGCCGGGCGGGTCCTGATCGATTCCGGCTCGAGCATCGACGTCGTCGAAGACCTGGTGATTAAAGACCGTCGCACCTTGTCCGAGGACGGCATCGTGCTGGCCGTGCTTGCTCTCAATAAGCGCACGGGGAACATTGAGCGCGCTCCGGAGGTGGTAATGCGCGGCTTTGCCGGCGCGGATATCACCGACGGCGCCCGCGATGTGGTGCTGCGCAGTCTGGATGGATTGAGCCAGGAAGAACGCGCCGACTATGGGATGGTCAAGGAAAAAGTTCGGGTAGAACTGAAGCGGTATATTCAGAAAACGACCGGGCGCAGACCTATGATCATGCCTGTGGTGATGGAGATCTAG
- a CDS encoding YncE family protein — translation MAEEQTAMRRVLAPTRMVWLAICLLACAGLAAQTPQATELPGQPFVIKKTWNIGGEGNWDYLTLDPDSLQLYIAHGPVVQVVDVDAGTVAGEIAGMRDAHGIALDSNGQYGYVSDGPSNDVKVFDRETLAVVARIPTGKNPRAIVFEPASRLVFVICPATAEESRIPRRTSSGQRIVTSSDPLVKSTVTVIDADSRKPLADLLLPGKLGYAQTDGKGTVYVNITDRSQIAYFNAQGIGSHLRTLSGNSSPDAVKPAAAKSEPVDPSATSVTIDWSDTALDVQPIPKALHVFRLGQDCQAPKGLAVDSANLRLFTACDNMKLQVLNSTNGQLVASLPIGAGTDAIGYDANRGLIYASNGGGVGSLTVIRQHLTDSYAVIQELPTRARARTLAVNPVSGEVYLVTNITGFDLTHNGGIGGLKEAPVAGSFQVLVVGN, via the coding sequence ATGGCTGAGGAACAAACTGCGATGCGTCGAGTTCTGGCCCCAACGCGCATGGTCTGGCTGGCAATCTGTCTTCTGGCCTGCGCCGGTCTGGCGGCGCAGACTCCGCAGGCGACTGAGTTGCCGGGGCAGCCATTTGTCATCAAGAAAACATGGAACATCGGCGGCGAAGGTAACTGGGATTACCTGACGCTCGACCCGGATTCACTGCAACTCTACATCGCTCATGGCCCCGTCGTGCAAGTAGTGGACGTGGATGCAGGCACGGTCGCCGGCGAGATAGCGGGAATGCGCGATGCGCATGGCATCGCCCTCGACAGCAATGGCCAGTACGGCTATGTCAGCGATGGGCCGTCCAATGATGTCAAGGTCTTTGACCGGGAGACGCTGGCGGTCGTGGCCAGAATTCCTACCGGCAAGAATCCGCGCGCCATCGTCTTTGAGCCAGCAAGCCGGTTGGTTTTTGTCATCTGCCCGGCCACGGCGGAAGAGAGCAGGATTCCGAGACGCACAAGCAGCGGACAGCGGATTGTCACCTCATCCGACCCGCTCGTCAAATCGACCGTGACAGTGATTGACGCGGATTCCCGGAAGCCGCTTGCGGATTTGCTTCTGCCTGGCAAACTCGGCTATGCGCAGACCGACGGCAAGGGCACCGTGTATGTGAACATTACGGATCGCAGCCAGATTGCCTACTTCAATGCGCAAGGCATCGGATCGCACTTGCGCACCCTGTCTGGCAACAGTTCGCCCGATGCTGTTAAGCCTGCCGCCGCTAAATCCGAACCTGTCGATCCGTCCGCGACCTCTGTGACAATTGACTGGAGCGATACCGCTCTGGATGTACAGCCGATTCCCAAGGCGCTGCACGTCTTTCGGCTCGGCCAGGATTGTCAGGCCCCAAAAGGTCTAGCCGTCGACAGCGCCAACCTGCGGTTGTTCACCGCCTGCGACAACATGAAGTTGCAGGTGCTGAACTCCACCAACGGGCAGCTCGTCGCGTCGCTTCCGATTGGCGCGGGAACAGATGCAATCGGCTACGATGCGAACCGGGGGCTAATCTACGCGTCGAACGGCGGCGGGGTAGGCAGCCTGACCGTCATTCGCCAGCACCTGACCGACTCGTACGCCGTAATTCAGGAGTTGCCGACGCGGGCGCGGGCGCGAACGCTGGCTGTCAACCCGGTCTCCGGCGAGGTTTATCTGGTCACCAACATAACGGGATTCGATCTCACGCACAATGGCGGCATCGGTGGTCTAAAAGAGGCTCCGGTAGCCGGCAGCTTCCAGGTCCTTGTCGTTGGAAATTAA
- a CDS encoding HipA family kinase, whose product MIRTVTATRYVLPLREGGSLPAIVEADDLGIYVAKFRGAGQGVSALVAELVAGEIGRALGLPVPEIVLIEMDAALSRNEPDYEIRQLLKASVGLNLALDYLPGSTMFDPAARDAASAEEASLIVWFDAFTQNVDRTPRNANLLVWHRRLYLIDHGAALYFHHNWETMPSKIESAFAETAHHILLPWASRIEQASAHAHARLTREIFEGVLDLVPDEWLDDGRTALTPAQKRAAYADFFVRRLAASRIFEEEAMRAHAQLV is encoded by the coding sequence ATGATCCGAACTGTGACCGCGACCCGTTATGTGCTGCCGCTGCGCGAAGGCGGTTCGCTGCCCGCCATTGTTGAGGCGGACGATCTCGGAATCTACGTGGCAAAGTTTCGCGGAGCGGGGCAAGGCGTAAGCGCGCTTGTGGCCGAGCTGGTCGCGGGCGAAATTGGCCGGGCGCTGGGACTGCCTGTTCCCGAGATCGTCCTCATTGAGATGGACGCGGCTTTGAGCCGCAACGAGCCGGATTATGAGATTCGTCAACTGCTCAAAGCCAGTGTCGGGCTGAACCTCGCGCTCGATTATCTACCCGGCTCGACGATGTTCGATCCTGCGGCGCGGGATGCCGCTTCGGCAGAGGAAGCGTCGTTGATTGTATGGTTCGACGCGTTTACACAGAACGTGGATCGCACCCCGAGAAACGCCAATCTGCTGGTATGGCATCGCAGGCTCTACCTGATCGATCATGGCGCAGCACTGTATTTCCACCACAACTGGGAGACAATGCCGAGCAAGATCGAATCCGCATTTGCGGAGACAGCTCACCACATTCTTTTGCCGTGGGCATCGCGGATTGAGCAGGCTTCGGCCCATGCGCATGCACGGCTGACGCGGGAGATTTTCGAGGGAGTTCTGGATCTTGTTCCGGACGAGTGGCTGGACGACGGCCGCACAGCGCTGACCCCGGCGCAAAAGCGGGCGGCGTACGCGGACTTCTTCGTCAGGCGGCTTGCTGCTTCAAGGATCTTTGAAGAGGAGGCGATGCGCGCGCATGCCCAGCTCGTTTGA
- a CDS encoding undecaprenyl-diphosphate phosphatase, with translation MNSYLMSVLLGIVEGLTEFLPVSSTAHLRIAEALLHIDLTDAYWKMYTIVIQLGAIVALCLLFMGRIIEFVRTFPAGENGNRTIWNHPISLTLIAFACTSVPALLLKKLISKNLESLQLMAFALLIGGVVMWIIDAWTVRHEAGTVDVEEMNLVQAIFVGLCQTLSAVFPGTSRSMSTIASGQLVGLTRSTALEFSFLLSIPTMIAATGWDLYKEVLHPSAAEAAELVKPLVMNTERWIVLVIGLFVSFIVALGVVEWFLQWVRRHGLVLFAVYRIVLAMILLTLGKRFLNMQ, from the coding sequence TTGAACAGTTATCTCATGTCAGTTCTGCTGGGCATCGTGGAGGGGTTGACGGAGTTTTTGCCGGTAAGCTCGACCGCGCATCTGCGCATCGCCGAAGCGCTGCTCCATATCGATCTCACCGACGCTTACTGGAAGATGTACACGATCGTGATCCAACTGGGCGCAATTGTGGCCCTCTGTTTACTGTTTATGGGGCGGATTATCGAGTTCGTGCGCACCTTCCCCGCCGGGGAAAATGGCAATCGCACGATATGGAACCATCCGATTTCGCTCACTCTTATCGCCTTTGCGTGTACCTCAGTCCCCGCGCTGCTGCTGAAGAAGCTGATCAGCAAGAACCTTGAGAGCCTGCAACTGATGGCCTTTGCACTGCTGATTGGCGGCGTGGTGATGTGGATCATCGATGCCTGGACAGTGCGGCATGAGGCCGGGACCGTCGATGTGGAAGAGATGAACCTGGTGCAGGCGATCTTCGTTGGTCTCTGCCAGACGCTTTCGGCTGTCTTTCCGGGTACATCCCGTTCGATGTCGACGATCGCATCCGGCCAGCTCGTCGGGCTAACCCGTTCCACAGCGCTGGAGTTCAGCTTTTTGCTCTCGATTCCGACGATGATTGCGGCCACCGGATGGGATCTCTACAAGGAAGTTCTCCACCCTTCGGCAGCGGAAGCTGCAGAGTTAGTCAAGCCGCTGGTAATGAACACCGAGCGCTGGATCGTGCTGGTAATCGGCCTGTTTGTATCATTCATCGTGGCGCTTGGCGTGGTGGAATGGTTTCTGCAATGGGTGCGCAGGCACGGGCTTGTTCTCTTTGCCGTTTATAGAATTGTGCTGGCAATGATCCTACTCACTTTAGGGAAGCGGTTTCTGAACATGCAGTGA
- a CDS encoding DUF3037 domain-containing protein, with the protein MPSSFDYAVIRVVPRVERQEFINAGVVVFCLEKKFLAARIHLDEARLKALWPGTDVELVREHLEAISRICAGDESAGPIAKLSQRERFHWLISPRSTIIQPSPVHTGLCENTDDLPERLAKQLLDI; encoded by the coding sequence ATGCCCAGCTCGTTTGATTACGCTGTAATTCGCGTAGTGCCTCGCGTGGAGCGGCAGGAGTTCATCAACGCCGGAGTTGTCGTCTTCTGCCTGGAAAAGAAATTCCTGGCGGCTCGCATTCACCTCGACGAGGCGCGCCTGAAGGCACTGTGGCCGGGAACGGACGTCGAGCTCGTCCGCGAGCATCTGGAAGCGATTTCCCGTATCTGCGCCGGGGACGAATCCGCTGGCCCGATAGCAAAGCTCTCGCAGCGGGAGCGCTTCCATTGGCTCATTTCTCCGCGCAGCACCATCATCCAGCCGTCGCCGGTGCACACAGGCCTATGTGAAAACACCGACGATCTGCCGGAACGGCTGGCGAAGCAGCTTCTCGATATTTGA
- a CDS encoding response regulator transcription factor produces MDRTERNDRQIRIVLADDHPVVRIGVRNMLSANPGFEVVGEASDGDEAITQTLELEPDILLLDVQMPRLPGLEAMRAIMNGTPTVKIILLTSLISTQQIIEALQIGARGIVLKDALSDHLQTAIKTVIAGDYWIGGKRVVNLVSALHTLMQQAAVPQRKTYGLTPRELEVVGCIVEGCSNRDIAKQFTLSEETVKRHLSNIFDKTGVSTRLELALFAIAHQLVTPS; encoded by the coding sequence ATGGATCGGACTGAAAGAAATGATCGCCAGATTCGCATTGTGCTGGCGGATGACCATCCTGTCGTACGCATCGGCGTGCGCAATATGCTCTCCGCAAATCCAGGTTTCGAAGTAGTAGGCGAGGCCTCGGATGGAGATGAGGCGATCACTCAGACGCTTGAGCTTGAGCCGGATATTCTGTTGCTGGACGTGCAGATGCCGCGCTTGCCCGGTCTCGAAGCGATGCGCGCCATCATGAACGGGACGCCGACGGTCAAGATCATCCTTCTCACCTCGCTCATCAGCACGCAGCAGATCATCGAAGCTCTACAGATCGGCGCGCGCGGCATCGTCCTCAAGGACGCGCTGTCGGACCATCTGCAGACCGCGATCAAAACCGTGATCGCCGGAGATTACTGGATCGGCGGCAAGCGCGTCGTCAACCTGGTCAGCGCGCTCCACACGCTGATGCAGCAGGCCGCCGTACCGCAGCGCAAGACCTATGGACTGACTCCGCGAGAGCTTGAAGTAGTAGGCTGCATCGTGGAAGGCTGCAGCAATCGCGACATCGCCAAGCAATTCACGTTGAGCGAGGAGACGGTCAAGCGGCATCTATCGAATATCTTCGACAAAACCGGCGTTTCAACGCGCCTGGAACTGGCTCTGTTTGCGATTGCGCATCAATTAGTCACGCCGTCGTAG
- a CDS encoding DNA translocase FtsK, protein MKPIRIAQTPTRNRPLNMLLGVVLMLAAALLLLSLVTYHSSDPSFNSSTGVTGPHAVRNLVGPSGAYLSDVLLQTFGITAFALPLWLGGLGWVWVRSQSNGVAWLRWTGVILTLAFLPAVIGLIPWHWHWLHAMPIEGVTGRLMADFLTGYLNLTGAWIVAGVVAAGGLYLGSNFSFRAAWEWSQERSIQLGAWHDRWRHWQADRADRRAEEAAIRAAERGPMDAEDEMDEDVREPGIFARLFGFMRRRSRSDEDLLDEVPAFQRMASRSEDANGAIEAARPDYRSAHRPSIWEKREASQAPAAYSAHPTHPAHQAEEQEEVVPIAGRVSNVSAFSGATPDAESDSFGDVVRMPLRGRAKEAAEEAAREPAEANASAYSPIAPIAAAAPSAPSAAARARAAAPPPESLPIHERADADLRTTTVAPKNVSGFKLPPSTLLNQGEEPLAIREDMLREEARKLVEKCAEFKVNGQVVQINPGPMVTTYEFKPDASVKYSRVAGLGDDLCLAMRAESILIERMAGTSHIGIQVPNHDRETIHLRDVIESETFAKAKSRLTLAMGKDINGRIVTADLAGMPHVLIAGSTGSGKSVAINAMIMSLLFRTTPAQVRLILVDPKRVELGMYEGIPHLFTPIITEAKLAANALRNAVREMERRLKLLASRSVRNIDQYNAKLLESGMASLFTEAGEEETPLPFIVIIIDELADLMMLDRANVEESITRLAQMARAVGIHLVLATQRPSVDVITGLIKANVPTRISFRLASKVDSRTIIDDNGAESLLGRGDMLFRPPGTSRLMRLHAPYVSEKETAAVVDFWKAQGEAEYVEGFLEAPREERKEMEGDGSAEGDDDELFDDAVRLVFEFGKASTSLLQRRLRIGYGRAAHLIDLMERDGLVGPADGSRPRELLKHPGWLHEVPTAME, encoded by the coding sequence ATGAAACCCATTCGTATTGCCCAGACGCCTACGCGCAATCGCCCCCTGAACATGCTTCTGGGAGTGGTGCTCATGCTTGCCGCGGCGCTCCTCCTGCTGTCTCTCGTCACGTATCATTCCTCTGATCCATCCTTCAATTCTTCAACCGGCGTCACCGGCCCCCATGCGGTGCGCAACCTGGTCGGCCCCTCGGGCGCGTATCTCAGCGACGTGCTGCTGCAGACATTTGGAATCACAGCCTTTGCTCTTCCTCTTTGGTTGGGCGGCCTAGGCTGGGTGTGGGTTCGTTCCCAGTCCAATGGCGTGGCGTGGCTGCGCTGGACGGGCGTGATTTTGACCCTGGCATTTCTGCCCGCGGTAATCGGGCTGATTCCCTGGCATTGGCACTGGCTCCATGCAATGCCCATCGAGGGTGTGACCGGCCGCCTGATGGCCGACTTCCTGACCGGCTACCTGAATTTGACCGGGGCATGGATTGTGGCCGGTGTGGTGGCTGCCGGTGGACTGTACCTTGGCTCGAATTTCAGTTTCCGCGCGGCTTGGGAGTGGAGCCAGGAACGGTCGATTCAACTCGGGGCATGGCATGATCGCTGGCGGCACTGGCAGGCCGACCGGGCCGATCGCAGAGCGGAGGAAGCTGCGATCCGGGCAGCCGAACGCGGGCCAATGGATGCCGAGGACGAGATGGACGAGGATGTTCGCGAACCCGGCATATTCGCGCGTCTCTTCGGATTCATGCGCCGCCGAAGTCGCTCCGACGAAGATCTGCTCGACGAAGTGCCCGCGTTTCAGCGCATGGCCAGCCGGAGCGAAGACGCCAACGGTGCCATTGAAGCAGCCCGGCCCGACTACCGCAGCGCCCACCGGCCAAGCATCTGGGAGAAGCGCGAAGCGTCACAGGCCCCGGCTGCCTATTCGGCTCATCCAACTCACCCGGCTCACCAGGCGGAAGAACAGGAAGAAGTGGTGCCGATTGCGGGCAGAGTCTCGAACGTTTCGGCCTTTTCAGGCGCGACACCTGATGCCGAGTCTGACAGTTTTGGAGATGTTGTCCGAATGCCCCTGCGCGGACGGGCGAAGGAAGCTGCGGAAGAAGCCGCGAGAGAGCCTGCGGAGGCGAACGCTTCGGCCTATTCGCCGATTGCGCCAATCGCTGCGGCAGCACCGTCAGCCCCGTCAGCGGCAGCGCGCGCACGGGCCGCCGCTCCGCCGCCGGAAAGCCTGCCGATCCACGAGCGAGCCGACGCGGATCTGCGCACGACGACCGTGGCTCCCAAGAATGTCAGCGGATTCAAACTGCCGCCCAGCACGCTGCTCAACCAGGGCGAGGAGCCGCTGGCGATCCGCGAAGACATGCTGCGCGAAGAAGCCCGCAAGCTGGTCGAAAAATGCGCCGAGTTCAAGGTCAACGGGCAGGTTGTGCAGATCAATCCCGGCCCCATGGTCACGACATACGAATTCAAGCCTGACGCCAGCGTGAAATACAGCCGTGTGGCCGGTTTAGGCGACGATCTCTGCCTGGCGATGCGGGCCGAGAGCATCCTGATCGAGCGCATGGCGGGCACCAGCCACATCGGCATCCAGGTGCCCAACCACGACCGCGAGACGATTCACCTGCGCGACGTAATCGAGTCCGAGACATTTGCCAAGGCGAAGTCGCGCCTGACCCTCGCCATGGGCAAGGACATCAACGGCCGCATCGTAACCGCGGATCTGGCGGGGATGCCCCACGTGCTGATAGCCGGTTCTACAGGATCAGGTAAGTCGGTGGCCATCAACGCCATGATCATGTCACTCCTCTTTCGGACAACTCCGGCGCAGGTACGGCTGATTCTCGTCGATCCGAAGCGCGTGGAACTGGGAATGTACGAGGGCATTCCGCACCTCTTCACGCCGATCATCACCGAGGCGAAGCTTGCGGCCAATGCCCTGCGCAATGCTGTCCGCGAGATGGAGCGGCGGCTCAAGCTGCTGGCCAGCCGCAGCGTGCGCAATATCGACCAGTACAACGCCAAGCTCTTGGAGTCCGGAATGGCCAGCCTGTTTACGGAAGCTGGCGAGGAAGAAACGCCGCTGCCGTTCATCGTCATCATCATCGACGAGTTGGCCGATCTGATGATGCTTGACCGGGCCAACGTCGAGGAATCCATCACGCGACTGGCGCAGATGGCCCGTGCGGTCGGCATTCATCTGGTTCTGGCGACGCAGCGGCCCTCGGTCGACGTCATCACTGGCCTCATCAAGGCCAACGTGCCAACGCGCATCAGCTTCCGGCTCGCGTCGAAGGTCGATTCGCGAACAATCATCGACGACAACGGAGCCGAGTCGCTGCTCGGTCGCGGCGACATGCTCTTCCGTCCGCCGGGAACTTCGCGGCTGATGCGGCTTCATGCGCCGTACGTCAGCGAAAAGGAGACCGCCGCCGTCGTCGATTTCTGGAAGGCGCAGGGCGAGGCCGAATATGTCGAAGGCTTCCTCGAAGCTCCCCGGGAAGAGCGCAAGGAGATGGAGGGCGACGGATCGGCTGAGGGGGATGACGACGAGTTGTTCGACGACGCAGTTCGTCTGGTCTTCGAGTTCGGCAAAGCTTCGACTTCCCTGCTCCAGAGGCGGCTGCGTATCGGCTACGGCCGCGCCGCGCACTTAATTGACCTGATGGAGCGCGACGGGCTGGTCGGTCCGGCGGACGGTTCGCGCCCTCGGGAACTGCTGAAGCATCCCGGCTGGCTGCATGAGGTTCCGACCGCAATGGAATAA
- a CDS encoding response regulator, whose amino-acid sequence MAHPNASSAFPRILLIDDDVISLEVLSTVLEMKRYPVDCAEDGAKALEFLKTSAVLPEVILMDSQMPGLSGPELVTELRRLSDAQLIAISGSEVSAELRQATDGFLLKPVEVDALIALLEGGSSATAPAGSAAVPEANLVAASDLPSVTAEADLLIDPIVLGKLRAMMSASAVLEIYTAVASDMKTRLVTLAAAIDAGNTTEVSRIAHTIKGGCAMVGFSIATAAAARLENSNRPETWLKELSQLHFALSELQGMLGNGLLE is encoded by the coding sequence ATGGCGCATCCCAATGCAAGCTCAGCGTTTCCCAGAATTCTGCTGATTGACGACGACGTCATCAGCCTCGAAGTGCTATCGACAGTGCTTGAGATGAAGAGGTATCCGGTTGACTGCGCCGAGGATGGCGCAAAGGCGCTGGAGTTTCTCAAGACCAGCGCAGTGCTGCCGGAAGTCATCCTGATGGATTCCCAGATGCCGGGGCTGAGCGGTCCGGAGCTGGTGACGGAACTACGCCGTCTAAGCGATGCACAGCTCATCGCCATCAGCGGCAGCGAAGTGAGCGCAGAGCTGCGCCAAGCCACCGACGGATTTCTGTTGAAGCCCGTCGAAGTAGACGCTCTCATCGCGCTCCTAGAAGGCGGAAGCTCCGCAACAGCGCCAGCGGGCTCAGCAGCTGTTCCGGAAGCGAATTTGGTTGCCGCATCGGATCTGCCTTCCGTAACCGCAGAGGCAGACCTCTTAATTGATCCAATCGTGCTCGGCAAGCTTCGAGCCATGATGTCCGCATCAGCGGTATTGGAGATCTACACCGCCGTGGCCTCGGATATGAAAACTCGGCTGGTAACACTTGCCGCCGCCATCGACGCCGGAAACACGACGGAAGTATCGCGAATCGCACACACAATCAAAGGCGGTTGCGCCATGGTTGGGTTTTCAATCGCCACCGCAGCCGCCGCTCGATTGGAAAATAGTAACCGGCCAGAGACTTGGCTAAAAGAACTGTCGCAATTACACTTCGCACTGAGCGAGTTGCAAGGTATGCTTGGGAATGGATTACTGGAGTAA